A single genomic interval of Electrophorus electricus isolate fEleEle1 chromosome 2, fEleEle1.pri, whole genome shotgun sequence harbors:
- the eomesa gene encoding eomesodermin homolog a: protein MQLESILPSASINLPKTFYNLSSSESTSNSPGSTQIDFQEVEQAESAQNSGNKKYLSNGGNAMMGEGESDNFAGTKSAPDVRKTSPVIGDDDLSSSRRYNIDELGSDRYFISSTQPSSDVTNPCSLFPYGGQTGTVYSASNGSRYSTSLHYGSVLPPTGFSSAVCAGRSQFAPGYQFGQGPGCLYPSYPGAGAAIGSMSMPGSAAGARAQVYLCNRPLWLKFHRHQTEMIITKQGRRMFPFLSFNITGLNLTAHYNVFVEIVLADPNHWRFQGGKWVTCGKADNNMQGNKMYVHPESPNTGAHWMRQEISFSKLKLTNNKGANNNNTQMIVLQSLHKYQPRLHIVEVSEDGVEDMSSEAKTQTFTFPENQFIAVTAYQNTDITQLKIDHNPFAKGFRDNYDSMYTAPESDRLTPSPTDSPRSHQIVPGARYAMQPFFQDQFVNSLPQNHRLYGGGERAVPQTNGLLSPQADDPASAASAQRWFVGPVQQGGAPAKLDLSYDSDYSASGLLPYGIKPLPLQSPHALGYYPDSAAFASMAAAGWGGGRGSYQRKMATGLPWSPRPSPPAFPDDPLAPKDKLQEEGSTGAAGTSGAWALDTPPGLKPVEAGDTAAYSITCKRRRLSPGGSSTDASPTIKCEDLSAEDYGKEQHKGLGYYAFYTSP from the exons ATGCAGTTAGAGAGCATTCTCCCCAGCGCATCTATCAATCTCCCCAAGACTTTTTACAACCTCTCCTCGTCAGAAAGCACGTCCAACAGCCCGGGGTCAACGCAGATCGACTTTCAGGAGGTCGAGCAGGCGGAATCCGCACAAAATAGCGGCAACAAGAAATATCTAAGCAACGGGGGAAACGCGAtgatgggagagggagagagtgacaaCTTTGCCGGGACTAAAAGCGCTCCAGACGTCAGAAAAACTTCCCCCGTTATCGGCGACGACGACCTCTCCAGCAGCCGCCGTTACAATATCGACGAACTTGGCAGTGATCGATATTTCATCTCTTCGACACAACCGAGCTCCGACGTGACAAATCCATGTTCTCTCTTTCCATACGGAGGACAGACCGGGACGGTGTATAGTGCCTCTAACGGGTCCAGGTACTCGACCTCTCTTCATTACGGTTCGGTTCTGCCGCCGACTGGTTTCTCGTCCGCTGTCTGTGCTGGCCGGAGCCAGTTTGCCCCCGGGTACCAGTTTGGACAGGGTCCGGGGTGTCTTTACCCCTCGTATCCGGGGGCAGGAGCTGCTATAGGCTCCATGTCCATGCCGGGGTCTGCTGCCGGCGCCAGGGCTCAGGTCTATCTCTGTAATCGACCGCTGTGGCTGAAGTTCCACCGCCATCAGACGGAGATGATCATCACCAAACAGGGCAG GCGAATGTTTCCGTTCCTGAGTTTCAACATAACCGGACTCAACCTCACCGCGCATTATAACGTGTTCGTGGAGATCGTTCTCGCGGACCCGAACCACTGGCGATTTCAAGGCGGAAAATGGGTGACGTGCGGGAAAGCGGACAACAACATGCAAG GCAACAAGATGTATGTACATCCGGAATCGCCGAATACGGGCGCGCACTGGATGCGACAAGAGATATCCTTCAGCAAGCTGAAACTCACAAACAACAAAGGCGCCAACAACAATAAtacgcag atgATCGTCCTGCAGTCTCTGCATAAGTACCAGCCGAGGCTCCATATTGTCGAGGTGAGCGAGGACGGTGTGGAGGACATGAGCAGTGAAGCCAAGACCCAGACCTTCACTTTCCCTGAAAACCAGTTCATCGCGGTCACTGCCTACCAGAACACGGAC ATTACACAGCTGAAGATTGACCATAACCCTTTTGCCAAGGGCTTCAGAGATAATTATGATTC gatGTACACTGCTCCAGAGAGTGACAGACTGACCCCATCCCCGACAGACTCCCCACGCTCACACCAGATCGTGCCGGGTGCGCGTTATGCCATGCAGCCTTTCTTCCAGGACCAGTTCGTCAACAGCCTTCCGCAGAACCACCGTCTGTACGGGGGTGGCGAGCGTGCCGTGCCCCAGACCAATGGGTTGCTCTCCCCTCAAGCCGACGACCCCGCCTCCGCCGCCTCTGCCCAGCGCTGGTTCGTCGGCCCCGTCCAGCAGGGCGGCGCCCCGGCCAAGCTGGACCTTTCGTACGACAGCGACTACTCGGCCTCAGGCCTGCTGCCCTACGGCATCAAACCGCTGCCCCTGCAGAGCCCCCACGCGCTGGGCTACTACCCCGACTCAGCAGCCTTTGCCTCCATGGCCGCGGCGGGCTGGGGTGGTGGCCGCGGCTCTTACCAGAGGAAGATGGCCACGGGCCTGCCCTGGTCGCCCAGGCCCAGTCCTCCCGCCTTCCCCGATGACCCCCTGGCTCCCAAGGACAAGCTGCAGGAAGAGGGCTCGACGGGCGCAGCGGGCACCAGCGGCGCCTGGGCCCTGGATACGCCACCTGGGCTGAAGCCTGTGGAGGCGGGCGACACTGCGGCCTACTCCATCACCTGCAAGAGACGCCGTCTGTCTCCCGGAGGCTCCAGCACGGACGCCTCCCCCACTATAAAATGCGAGGACCTGAGTGCAGAGGATTATGGGAAAGAGCAGCACAAAGGCCTGGGCTACTATGCCTTCTACACCAGCCCCTAA